The Blautia pseudococcoides genome segment ATTATCTAACAAAACACCAATGATTCTTACTAAATCAATACTATCCATGTTTATTTTTTCTACTTTTTCAACTATTTCAACTTCTATTTTTATTCCCAATGCCAAAGCATAATTTATTTTTACTGACAATAATCCCTTAAGCTCTATAATATCCAAATTATGTAGTCTAGCCAATACATCTTTTTCCTTATTAAGTAAATGACTTATTGGAAGTATATGTTTATCATAGTAGTCTTTTAATCCTGATATATTGTTTTCTTCGATATATGCTGACATACTAACCATAATGTTTGCAAAATCATGTCTAAAAACCCTTAAATTCTGGTACAGTTCTTCAATTTGCGACATATATTCTTGTAAATTGTCATATGAATTTTGTTTTAGTGTAATCTTAGCATTCATCTCAGATTCTTTAATGATTGTATATATCATTATTGCCGTCAGCATAAAATAAGCTATATAAACCACTATATCAATCATCAAAATTTGAGTTAAATAACCTTTCTGCTCTGTTGTCATTATCTGTATAACAAAAATTAGCATGCATACGATCAAGTCAGAGCCAATCAAAGCTATCATTTTTGAAGATAAATTAAGTATTTCTTTATTTTTTATTCGTACAACATTTTTTGATATAAAACTGCACACTTTCCAAAATATAGGATAAGCAATAATCATATATAAGGGCCAATGTATGCTCATATTAAGTCCTAATATATTCCAGACAAAATGTATAAAATTATCTATTATAACTAGTAATGTATATGAAAACAATATGAGAAATACGTTCCAAAACCAGTCTTCTCTCTTAATATACACAATATATAAACTTATCATCACAAACATTGGAATTACAAATAGGCTTCCTATTTCATTTCCAACAATCACCATATTAAGGGCTAATATAATTGTAACTATAATATTTTGTAAGAATTTTAAGCGAAAAGTCAAACTACTGTTAAGCAGTACTAAATATGTAATGATACTTGTTATTACTACTTGAATTTCCATACTTTTAATCCTACTCCCAAGTGATCATAGTATTAAATTCATTTCATATATGCTATTTACAGAAAATATAAGACAACAAATTGTCACTTACCTAGTAAGTTATTATACCAAATAGGCTTTTGTCTATCAATAGTCGATTCATAGAAATGCTGCTGTAATTCACACTGAACTATAAAAATTAATTTACTTTGGATATCATAAAAAGTACTCCATAAGCAGAAAATTTTACTTTAAATTTTAACCTGTTCTTCTATTTAGAACAGGTATCTTTTTATTTAGGAGATTATTATTATATATCTTTTGAATTTTCCCCATATGGCAAACCACTTAATTTTACACAATTCTTTACATATTCAAAATCTTCTGCTTTATTATAATCTAAAAGCCACTACAGGACATGCCTGCATCCCGGCAGTATCTTCCGATTCTTTTTTGCCGCAGGAGGACAGGGACAGTGATGCTATCAATAAGCAAAAGGCCACAGATATAATTTTTTTCATATTAGGTCCATCCTTTCTGCGTATATTTATGCATACGTCTATTCTATCATAAGTGATGGACCTAACTCCAACGCAAGACCCTAATTCATTCTATTTTTTCTGTTTCCCAGTAAATTTTCTTCTGCTTTTCACTCAGGGATTCCACAAACCGCTTTTTATAGAGCAGAAATTCCTCCAAATCCATCATAATATGATATAAAACCGCTCTTCCCTCGAATTCCTCCCTGGTTACCGGAAGAGGTTCCCTGTGAAATTCATTCTCCACCTGGCGGAGTCTTTCTATCTGTTTCTTTGGCACATTTTTTTCCTCCACGAATCGTTTCATATAAGTCATGTACTCTGCAATGGTCAGGGCCTGGCTGGGCATGGTACGGATCTTCTGTATCTCCCAGTGAAGGCTCTGCAGCATACTGCACTGCCTGGTCCGCATTTCGATATAGTGGTTGTAGTACTCCGTGTGGGGAAGAAATGTATTTCTGTCGTACTCATAGGCCCGCTCCTTGGAATGGGACAGATGTTCCTCCAGATGAGCGATCTCCTCCCATACATCCGCCTCGTTTTCTCTCTGCATCAGGTAATCTGCCAGCATTTCCAGAATATCCTGCAGCCTGGCTTCCACATACCGCATATCCTGCAAAATCTGTTTTTTCCTGCTCTGGTTGCGCTGAAACAAATTCAACACCACCGCCACTGTTATACCGATAAAGACAAGACAGAATTCATTCCAGATAGCAGCAGCGCCAAAGTCCTGCGTTGTCCAGAAATGCGTCCCTATGACTGCATTGACAGACATGGTATTCTGCCATCCCACAAACAGGCTGATGCCCACCAGCAGAAATACGAACACGCCGTATGTGATCCATTCCCTGCTCATATGGCTGAAAATCGTCCAGGCCAGAAGCACGGCAGCAAAAAAAGAGATAAGCCTCACAGCAGACAGCCTGAGGGTATCCCATCTTGTATTGATCAGTGTCAGCAGCGCGATGATCCCCGCTGAGCTGGCAAATTCCAGGTGAAACTGCTCCGCTGCAAGTATGGCAACACAGCTTCCTATGGCTGTTTTCAGAGCAATTGCCAAATATTTTCCGGCTTTCATTTTCAGCATATCAAACCCTCACAAAAAAGGCTCCCACACAGAATCTCCTGTGCAGCAGCCCTGATCCTTTTATAGAAACGGTTGTAAATCTCTCATGAATTTTTCTTCTGCTTTCACAAGGCGTTTTGCCAATGCGATACTGTCTGTGGACGCATGGCAATATTGATTTACAGCCTTGCTGATACTCTGGATGCCCATATTACTGCCGTCTGTCAGAAGCTTTGCGATCTGGCTGCTGTCATCCTTTATCATGAGCTTCACTTCTGTCGTAACCTTGGAAAAAGCAGCAGCCACAGGGCCCGGGTCTTTCTCCTCCTCACCAGACTGTTGAAGCAGCCGGGAGGTTTCCTTCTCCAAATCCTGATGTTTGCGGATGTATTCATTTACCAAATCCTTCAGCTTATCATCTTTGATGTAATCGCTGACCTGCTTCATGCTGTTGATTCCCATTTTACATCCGGAGTTGCATTCCTCTAAAAGCTTCTTGGTATGTGTCTCCACGTTCCATGCCCTTCTTTCTTTTTCCATTTAGTATGGGCAGTTATGTGTATTTTATGCGGGAACAGCCGGGAAATGCTCAAATCCATGGCGCATGACACATTGGCCACCATGCTGATTCCTTTCAGAACCTGTATGTAACTTCCGTTTTCTCCATAACTTTTTTTCATATCATTCACTTCCAAAAACATGTCTTCTCCTCCTGATGCTGCTGATGATATTTGGCCTCCAGATTAGTTAGTACTTCCTA includes the following:
- a CDS encoding sensor histidine kinase; protein product: MEIQVVITSIITYLVLLNSSLTFRLKFLQNIIVTIILALNMVIVGNEIGSLFVIPMFVMISLYIVYIKREDWFWNVFLILFSYTLLVIIDNFIHFVWNILGLNMSIHWPLYMIIAYPIFWKVCSFISKNVVRIKNKEILNLSSKMIALIGSDLIVCMLIFVIQIMTTEQKGYLTQILMIDIVVYIAYFMLTAIMIYTIIKESEMNAKITLKQNSYDNLQEYMSQIEELYQNLRVFRHDFANIMVSMSAYIEENNISGLKDYYDKHILPISHLLNKEKDVLARLHNLDIIELKGLLSVKINYALALGIKIEVEIVEKVEKINMDSIDLVRIIGVLLDNAIEASQDCKTPFINVSIIKMNQDVTFIVKNSYIKQNIDYSKLGSLGVTSKGERRGIGLYNIRSIINEYDNVIMDTEYTEDYFTQVLEVYGSN
- a CDS encoding aromatic acid exporter family protein; protein product: MLKMKAGKYLAIALKTAIGSCVAILAAEQFHLEFASSAGIIALLTLINTRWDTLRLSAVRLISFFAAVLLAWTIFSHMSREWITYGVFVFLLVGISLFVGWQNTMSVNAVIGTHFWTTQDFGAAAIWNEFCLVFIGITVAVVLNLFQRNQSRKKQILQDMRYVEARLQDILEMLADYLMQRENEADVWEEIAHLEEHLSHSKERAYEYDRNTFLPHTEYYNHYIEMRTRQCSMLQSLHWEIQKIRTMPSQALTIAEYMTYMKRFVEEKNVPKKQIERLRQVENEFHREPLPVTREEFEGRAVLYHIMMDLEEFLLYKKRFVESLSEKQKKIYWETEKIE
- a CDS encoding DUF2383 domain-containing protein, coding for METHTKKLLEECNSGCKMGINSMKQVSDYIKDDKLKDLVNEYIRKHQDLEKETSRLLQQSGEEEKDPGPVAAAFSKVTTEVKLMIKDDSSQIAKLLTDGSNMGIQSISKAVNQYCHASTDSIALAKRLVKAEEKFMRDLQPFL